A genomic segment from Thermodesulfobacteriota bacterium encodes:
- a CDS encoding secondary thiamine-phosphate synthase enzyme YjbQ, with the protein MITVSVKTSARKQMVDVTDELRQAVKAAGLADGLVIAYVPHTTAGITINENADPDVCRDILGHLAKVVPADKAFRHVEGNSDAHIQASLMGSSVTVLVEDGRLVLGTWQSVFFCEFDGPRSRQMHIKLMPSGGV; encoded by the coding sequence ATGATTACCGTATCCGTGAAAACCAGTGCCAGGAAGCAGATGGTGGACGTGACCGACGAGTTGCGGCAGGCGGTGAAAGCGGCCGGCCTGGCCGACGGTCTGGTCATCGCCTACGTGCCGCACACCACTGCCGGCATCACCATCAATGAAAACGCCGATCCCGACGTCTGCCGGGACATTCTCGGCCATCTGGCAAAAGTGGTGCCGGCGGACAAGGCCTTTCGCCATGTGGAGGGCAATTCCGACGCCCATATCCAGGCCAGTCTGATGGGCAGTTCCGTGACGGTCCTGGTGGAGGATGGCCGCCTGGTGCTGGGCACCTGGCAGTCGGTCTTCTTCTGCGAGTTCGACGGCCCCCGCTCAAGACAGATGCATATCAAACTGATGCCGTCGGGCGGAGTGTAG
- a CDS encoding AbrB/MazE/SpoVT family DNA-binding domain-containing protein — protein sequence MRSQLRTRDVKLVPIGNSKGVRIPKALLDKYGLKDSLLLEETEGGLLLRNKEKGRLTWEETYKAMAREKESWEDFETTVSDGLEDEDFGD from the coding sequence ATGCGGAGTCAATTACGGACAAGAGACGTGAAGCTGGTTCCCATCGGCAATTCCAAAGGGGTTCGAATCCCCAAGGCCCTGCTTGATAAATACGGGTTGAAGGATTCGTTGCTGCTGGAGGAAACAGAGGGCGGGCTGCTGCTGCGCAATAAAGAAAAAGGCCGGCTGACCTGGGAAGAAACGTATAAAGCCATGGCCCGGGAAAAGGAGTCCTGGGAAGATTTTGAAACCACGGTTTCCGACGGCCTGGAGGACGAGGACTTTGGAGATTAA
- a CDS encoding type II toxin-antitoxin system PemK/MazF family toxin translates to MEIKRYDIYYADLNPAIGSEIRKVRPVVVISQDEMNQHLETIVVCPLTSKLHPQWRTRIQITCADKKAEIAVDQIRTISRKRLQKKIDRLPDGKAAQLRKLITDMYGE, encoded by the coding sequence TTGGAGATTAAGCGGTACGACATTTATTACGCGGACCTGAATCCCGCCATCGGCAGCGAAATCAGAAAAGTGCGGCCGGTCGTCGTCATCAGCCAGGATGAAATGAACCAGCACCTGGAAACGATCGTTGTCTGCCCCTTAACTTCAAAGCTCCACCCGCAATGGAGAACCCGGATTCAGATCACTTGCGCCGACAAAAAAGCGGAAATTGCCGTGGACCAGATCCGTACCATCAGCAGGAAGAGACTGCAGAAGAAAATTGACCGGCTGCCTGACGGTAAAGCCGCCCAGTTGCGCAAGCTGATTACGGATATGTACGGGGAGTGA